In Streptomyces sp. NBC_01717, one DNA window encodes the following:
- the ehuD gene encoding ectoine/hydroxyectoine ABC transporter permease subunit EhuD encodes MNGFDWNAARDALPLVLEGFRVTLLATALGTLVAAVLGLAIAVAGRAPSRFVTVPVRAVMEFIRSTPLLVQLVGAAALFTAVEPLTIGIVVLGVHYAAYTSEVYRAGIDGVPKGQWEACRALSLTPRRTWQAVILPQAVRNVLPALGNYAISMFKETPFLAVITVQEMVFEARKYGADHFAYTEAFTLAGLVFLVASYPTSLLMRKLEKRLGH; translated from the coding sequence GTGAACGGCTTCGACTGGAACGCCGCCCGGGACGCACTTCCCCTGGTGCTCGAAGGTTTCCGGGTCACGCTGCTCGCGACCGCGCTCGGCACGCTCGTCGCCGCGGTCCTCGGGCTCGCCATCGCGGTCGCCGGACGGGCCCCGAGCAGGTTCGTGACCGTGCCGGTTCGGGCCGTGATGGAATTCATCCGGTCCACCCCGTTGCTCGTCCAACTGGTCGGCGCAGCAGCCCTGTTCACCGCGGTGGAGCCGCTGACGATCGGCATCGTGGTGCTGGGCGTCCACTACGCCGCGTACACCTCCGAGGTGTATCGCGCCGGGATCGACGGTGTGCCGAAGGGCCAGTGGGAGGCCTGCCGGGCGCTCTCGCTCACCCCGCGGCGGACCTGGCAGGCCGTGATCCTGCCGCAGGCGGTGCGCAATGTGCTGCCCGCCCTCGGCAACTACGCGATCTCGATGTTCAAGGAGACCCCGTTCCTCGCCGTGATCACGGTGCAGGAAATGGTCTTCGAGGCCCGTAAGTACGGCGCCGATCACTTCGCCTACACCGAGGCGTTCACGCTCGCCGGACTGGTCTTCCTGGTCGCGAGCTACCCCACCTCGCTGCTGATGAGAAAGCTGGAGAAGCGCCTTGGCCACTGA
- the ehuC gene encoding ectoine/hydroxyectoine ABC transporter permease subunit EhuC → MSDFFSAFVDDLPQLRSGLWVTLQATVLGALLALLLSFVLGLMSVSRMLVTRGVSRVVVEFFRGTSLYIQLFWLYYAMPPLTGYELTPLLCGVVAFGLNYGAYGSEVVRGAISSVPRAQYEAAVALNMTPLHRMRKVIIPQAWVQMIPSFTNLLIQLLKCTPLLWLISAADLMTVIQQLRDRTGETLTAYLTLLVAYFVLAYALTLLMNLLERSAKRRLGLPTGAGSLLHSRSATEAVASATGGAR, encoded by the coding sequence ATGAGTGATTTCTTCTCCGCCTTCGTCGACGATCTGCCGCAGCTGCGCTCGGGGCTGTGGGTGACCCTCCAGGCGACCGTCCTGGGAGCGCTGCTCGCCCTGCTCCTGTCCTTCGTCCTCGGTCTGATGTCGGTCAGCCGGATGCTGGTGACGCGCGGCGTGTCACGCGTGGTCGTGGAGTTCTTCCGCGGTACCTCGCTCTACATCCAGCTGTTCTGGCTCTACTACGCGATGCCGCCGCTGACGGGGTACGAACTGACGCCGCTGCTCTGCGGCGTCGTCGCCTTCGGCCTCAATTACGGCGCGTACGGCTCCGAGGTGGTGCGCGGCGCGATCAGCTCCGTACCCCGTGCCCAGTACGAGGCGGCCGTCGCGCTGAACATGACGCCGCTGCACCGGATGCGGAAGGTGATCATTCCGCAGGCCTGGGTGCAGATGATCCCGTCCTTCACCAATCTGCTGATCCAGCTGCTGAAGTGCACCCCGCTGCTGTGGCTGATCTCCGCGGCCGACCTGATGACCGTGATCCAGCAGTTGCGCGACCGAACCGGTGAGACGCTCACGGCGTACCTGACTCTGCTGGTCGCCTACTTCGTCCTGGCCTACGCGCTGACTCTGCTGATGAACCTGCTGGAACGGAGCGCCAAGCGACGGCTGGGTCTGCCGACCGGTGCGGGCTCGCTGTTGCACAGCCGCAGCGCCACGGAGGCCGTCGCCTCCGCGACCGGAGGTGCCCGGTGA
- the ehuB gene encoding ectoine/hydroxyectoine ABC transporter substrate-binding protein EhuB, producing the protein MADFPNLSRRGFLNRSAAVGGLLVVPGLLSACSKTDAGSADGAGALEALRKQGFVRVAYANEAPYGYMEGKQLKGEAPTLHREIFKALGVDELKPTLSEWDGLIPGLQAGKYDVVSAGMAITPERCANAIFSEPEFISPTALMVKKGNPKKVTDLASAKAAGIVVGVMSGAVEGSYAEGAGISKDRIKSLQKPQDGADAVKGGRIDAFLLTGISLRWLAKTNPGTEVTEAFLPELDGKRQYSPGGAVFRKGNEDLRDAFNRELKKIVSDRSRYVGLLQEYGFGATELPPTTLKTADLCKG; encoded by the coding sequence ATGGCTGACTTCCCGAACCTGTCCCGTCGGGGCTTTCTCAACCGATCGGCGGCCGTAGGTGGTCTGCTCGTCGTGCCCGGTCTGCTCTCCGCGTGCAGCAAGACCGACGCCGGTTCCGCGGACGGTGCGGGGGCGCTCGAGGCGCTCCGCAAGCAGGGGTTCGTCCGGGTCGCGTACGCCAATGAGGCGCCGTACGGCTACATGGAGGGCAAGCAGCTCAAGGGCGAGGCGCCCACCCTGCATCGGGAAATTTTCAAGGCGCTCGGCGTCGACGAACTGAAGCCCACCCTCTCCGAGTGGGACGGCCTGATCCCCGGGTTGCAGGCGGGCAAGTACGACGTGGTCAGCGCCGGCATGGCGATCACGCCCGAACGCTGCGCCAACGCCATCTTCTCCGAGCCCGAGTTCATCTCGCCCACCGCACTGATGGTGAAGAAGGGCAACCCGAAGAAGGTCACCGACCTGGCGTCGGCGAAGGCCGCGGGGATCGTCGTCGGTGTGATGTCGGGTGCCGTCGAGGGTTCGTACGCCGAGGGCGCCGGCATCTCCAAGGACAGGATCAAGTCGCTGCAGAAGCCGCAGGACGGCGCCGACGCGGTCAAGGGCGGCCGGATCGACGCGTTCCTGCTCACCGGAATCTCGCTGCGCTGGCTGGCGAAGACCAACCCCGGCACCGAGGTCACCGAGGCCTTCCTGCCGGAGCTCGACGGCAAGCGGCAGTACAGCCCCGGCGGCGCCGTCTTCCGCAAGGGCAACGAGGACCTGCGGGACGCCTTCAACCGCGAGCTGAAGAAGATCGTCTCGGACAGGTCGCGCTATGTCGGCCTGCTCCAGGAGTACGGCTTCGGAGCCACCGAGCTGCCACCGACGACCCTGAAGACGGCCGATCTGTGCAAGGGCTGA
- a CDS encoding D-2-hydroxyacid dehydrogenase produces the protein MPEPTLLVLDTDPSPRLGRLTGRVRIRYTDEAGLAGQLPYADALLVWDFTSDAVRAAWPGDGPRPRWVHTASAGVDRLLCPELVASDTVLTNARGVFERPIAEYVLGLVLAFAKDVPGTLELQRQRRWRHRESQQVAGARAVVVGAGPIGREITRLLMALGVQVALVGRTARRSIHGTEDLDRLAALADWVICAAPLTERTRGMFDARFFGLMQPSARFINVGRGPMVVEDDLADALRRRWIAGAALDVFAHEPLDPGSALWDVPGLIVSPHMSGDTVGWRDRLGEQFVEMYELWAAGKPLPNAVDKRLGYVPVRDRSE, from the coding sequence ATGCCAGAGCCCACCCTGCTCGTCCTGGACACCGACCCTTCGCCGCGTCTCGGCCGGCTGACCGGACGGGTCCGGATCCGGTACACGGACGAGGCCGGCCTCGCCGGGCAACTGCCTTACGCCGATGCTCTGCTGGTGTGGGACTTCACGTCCGACGCGGTACGCGCCGCCTGGCCGGGCGACGGGCCGCGGCCCCGCTGGGTGCATACGGCGAGCGCGGGCGTGGACCGGCTGCTCTGCCCGGAGCTGGTCGCGTCCGACACCGTACTGACCAATGCGCGGGGTGTCTTCGAGCGGCCGATCGCCGAGTACGTCCTGGGCCTGGTGCTGGCGTTCGCCAAGGACGTCCCCGGCACGCTGGAGCTGCAGCGGCAGCGGCGGTGGCGTCACCGTGAATCGCAGCAGGTCGCGGGCGCCCGCGCGGTGGTGGTCGGAGCCGGGCCGATCGGCCGGGAGATCACCCGGCTGCTGATGGCGCTGGGGGTCCAGGTGGCGCTCGTCGGGCGTACCGCGCGCCGCAGCATCCACGGCACCGAGGATCTGGACCGGCTGGCGGCGCTCGCCGACTGGGTGATCTGCGCGGCGCCGCTGACGGAGCGCACGCGCGGGATGTTCGACGCGCGGTTCTTCGGGCTGATGCAGCCGTCGGCCCGCTTCATCAATGTCGGGCGCGGGCCGATGGTCGTCGAGGACGATCTGGCCGACGCGCTGCGCAGACGGTGGATCGCGGGCGCGGCGCTCGATGTGTTCGCGCACGAACCGCTGGATCCGGGGAGCGCGCTGTGGGACGTGCCGGGGCTGATCGTGTCCCCGCACATGAGCGGCGACACCGTCGGCTGGCGGGACCGGCTGGGTGAGCAGTTCGTGGAGATGTACGAACTCTGGGCGGCCGGGAAGCCCTTGCCGAACGCGGTCGACAAGCGGCTCGGGTACGTCCCCGTCCGGGACCGGAGCGAGTGA
- a CDS encoding maleate cis-trans isomerase family protein has product MTTVGFLYPGHFAEDEFPRMEVILDTTIRLVVNRTEPGEDDRRPDTLRKLGEPERLAAGIEELRRAGVESVVWASTGGSFVYGWEGAHGQTTALARAAGLPASSASLGFVQAVRALGAARVAVAATYPEEIARLFSEFLAAAGIDVVATHSGGVTTAAEAAEWGPDRLKELAVAADRPEADAVLLPDTALHTAAHICDLEELLAKPVLTANQVAVFEALRLARRRTWAPQLGTLFAAREAPPAPVG; this is encoded by the coding sequence ATGACGACCGTCGGATTCCTCTACCCGGGCCACTTCGCGGAGGACGAGTTCCCACGGATGGAGGTCATCCTCGACACCACCATCAGACTGGTCGTGAACCGTACCGAACCCGGCGAGGACGACCGGCGCCCCGACACCCTGCGAAAGCTGGGAGAGCCCGAACGCCTCGCCGCCGGTATCGAGGAGCTGCGGCGCGCCGGCGTCGAGTCGGTGGTCTGGGCCAGCACCGGCGGGAGCTTCGTGTACGGCTGGGAGGGAGCCCATGGGCAGACCACCGCCCTGGCCCGGGCGGCGGGACTGCCCGCCTCCAGTGCGTCGCTCGGCTTCGTCCAGGCGGTACGGGCGCTGGGCGCCGCCCGCGTCGCGGTCGCCGCGACCTACCCCGAGGAGATCGCCCGGCTCTTCAGCGAGTTCCTGGCCGCCGCGGGCATCGACGTGGTCGCCACACACAGCGGCGGCGTCACCACCGCCGCCGAGGCCGCCGAGTGGGGTCCGGACCGGCTGAAGGAGCTCGCCGTCGCCGCGGACCGCCCGGAGGCGGACGCCGTACTGCTGCCGGACACCGCCCTGCACACCGCCGCGCACATCTGTGACCTGGAAGAACTTCTCGCGAAGCCGGTTCTCACCGCGAATCAGGTGGCGGTGTTCGAGGCGCTGAGGCTGGCCCGCCGCCGGACCTGGGCGCCGCAGTTGGGCACGCTCTTCGCCGCCCGGGAAGCGCCGCCGGCCCCGGTGGGGTAG
- a CDS encoding LLM class flavin-dependent oxidoreductase — translation MDNNRGDDIRGRAEGTAPVPLSVLDLVSVGQGRTATQALRTSVDIAQLAERRGFHRLWVAEHHSMPGVASSSPAVILAHLAAHTDRLRLGSGGVMLPNHAPLVIAEQFGTLEAMAPGRIDLGLGRAPGTDGATAAALRRTDRLNEGADDFPQQLAELTRFLDDDFPDGHPYARIHAVPGPVQGPTGRPPIWLLGSSGFSARLAGVLGLPFAFAHHFSAQNTIPALDLYRESFKPSAVLDAPYALIGVSALAADEEREARRQVLTGALSMVRLRTGRPGLIPTPEEAEAYAFTPMEREFVDSWLGNVIHGTADEVRSGLDDLAKRTGADELMITANAHGGEARVRSYELIADAYGLRG, via the coding sequence GTGGACAACAACCGAGGCGACGACATTCGCGGCCGGGCCGAGGGGACGGCCCCCGTGCCGCTCTCGGTGCTCGACCTGGTGAGCGTGGGCCAGGGCCGCACCGCGACCCAGGCGCTCCGCACCAGCGTGGACATCGCGCAACTCGCCGAACGCCGCGGCTTCCACCGCCTCTGGGTCGCCGAACACCACTCCATGCCCGGCGTCGCCTCGTCGTCCCCGGCCGTGATCCTCGCCCATCTCGCCGCCCACACCGATCGGCTCCGGCTCGGCTCCGGCGGGGTGATGCTGCCCAACCACGCCCCGCTCGTCATCGCCGAACAGTTCGGCACCCTGGAGGCCATGGCTCCCGGCCGCATCGACCTTGGCCTCGGCCGCGCGCCCGGCACGGACGGCGCGACCGCCGCCGCCCTGCGCCGCACCGACCGGCTGAACGAGGGCGCCGACGACTTCCCGCAGCAGCTCGCCGAGCTGACCCGGTTCCTGGACGACGACTTCCCCGACGGCCACCCGTACGCCCGTATCCACGCGGTCCCGGGCCCGGTGCAGGGCCCCACCGGCCGCCCGCCGATCTGGCTGCTCGGCTCCTCCGGCTTCAGCGCGAGGCTGGCCGGCGTCCTCGGCCTGCCGTTCGCCTTCGCCCACCACTTCTCGGCGCAGAACACGATTCCGGCGCTCGACCTGTACCGGGAGTCGTTCAAGCCTTCCGCGGTGCTCGACGCCCCGTACGCCCTGATCGGCGTCTCGGCGCTGGCCGCCGACGAGGAGCGCGAGGCCCGGCGCCAGGTGCTGACCGGTGCGCTGTCGATGGTCCGCCTGCGCACCGGCCGGCCCGGTCTCATCCCGACCCCCGAGGAGGCGGAGGCGTACGCCTTCACCCCCATGGAGCGTGAGTTCGTCGACAGCTGGCTCGGCAATGTCATCCACGGAACGGCGGACGAGGTCCGCTCCGGGCTGGACGACCTGGCCAAGCGGACCGGTGCGGATGAGTTGATGATCACTGCCAATGCGCATGGGGGTGAGGCGCGGGTGCGGAGTTATGAGCTGATCGCGGATGCGTATGGGTTGCGTGGCTGA
- a CDS encoding putative bifunctional diguanylate cyclase/phosphodiesterase — protein sequence MSETSEGPRPPAGTAPPTARPPVTERHTDPASARAGNEAADGIAEAGDGLADGTADGIGESGPVGRGTDYRAAFRAAALPMAVVDHEGLILTANDALGTLLGAAPAALTAQSASDLLDVSSDGRTWHAYREVLRGRRSRFRCTRRLKHPDGRSLWAEITVAPMPQTPPGSSAGSCPVLLSVADISDRRELQKRLRHLQMHDPVTRLPNRTLFFERLSAALETPPDQDGPRRHGRIGLCYLDLDGFKAVNDTMGHRVGDRLLAAVAARLTDCAERENQHRTGASLVARLGGDEFAILVEESAGTQQLTDLARVVLTALQKPFDLAGQRLAVSASIGVVERAVAGTSATGLMQAADTTLYWAKADGKARWTLFDPERNAHRMTRQALSSTLRPAVERGEFTIEYQPLVGMADGVVRGVEALVRWNHPQFGMLSPNRFVAIAEEDGSIVQLGRWVLQSACRQARRWQLDHPTEPPLFISVNVAVRQVWDSDLVTDVAEILAETGLAPGLLQLELTESAVMGSAGRPLEALQALSDMGVRIAIDDFGTGYSNLAYLSRLPVSVLKLDGSFVRGFRYDDGAHPSPADETIVEAMVQLAHRLGLTVTAECVETAGQAERLRRIGCDTGQGWLYSRAVAPERIAELIGARSLHH from the coding sequence GTGAGCGAAACCTCCGAAGGGCCGAGGCCCCCGGCAGGCACAGCACCCCCTACCGCGCGACCGCCGGTCACGGAGCGTCATACGGATCCCGCGTCGGCGCGGGCCGGAAACGAGGCCGCGGACGGGATCGCGGAGGCCGGAGACGGCCTCGCAGACGGAACGGCCGACGGCATCGGCGAGTCCGGGCCGGTCGGCCGTGGCACCGACTACCGGGCCGCCTTCCGGGCCGCCGCCCTTCCGATGGCCGTCGTCGACCACGAAGGCCTGATCCTCACCGCCAACGACGCCCTCGGCACGCTGCTCGGCGCCGCCCCCGCGGCGCTGACCGCGCAGTCCGCGTCCGATCTGCTCGACGTCTCGTCGGACGGCCGCACCTGGCATGCGTACCGCGAGGTGCTGCGCGGCAGGCGCTCCCGGTTCCGCTGCACGCGCAGGCTCAAGCACCCCGACGGGCGCTCGCTGTGGGCCGAGATCACCGTCGCACCGATGCCGCAGACGCCGCCCGGTTCCTCCGCCGGTTCCTGTCCCGTACTGCTCTCCGTCGCCGACATCAGCGACCGGCGCGAGCTGCAGAAGCGGCTGCGCCACCTCCAGATGCACGACCCGGTGACCCGGCTGCCCAACCGGACGCTGTTCTTCGAACGCCTCTCGGCCGCCCTGGAGACCCCGCCGGACCAGGACGGTCCCCGGCGGCACGGCCGGATCGGGCTCTGCTACCTCGACCTGGACGGGTTCAAGGCCGTCAACGACACGATGGGCCATCGGGTCGGCGACCGGCTGCTCGCCGCCGTCGCCGCCAGACTCACCGACTGCGCCGAACGGGAGAACCAGCACCGCACCGGCGCCTCACTCGTGGCGCGCCTCGGTGGCGACGAGTTCGCGATCCTCGTCGAGGAGTCCGCCGGTACGCAGCAGCTCACCGATCTCGCCCGCGTGGTGCTCACCGCCCTGCAGAAACCGTTCGACCTGGCCGGCCAGCGGCTGGCCGTATCTGCGTCGATCGGCGTGGTGGAGCGGGCCGTGGCCGGCACCTCGGCGACCGGTCTGATGCAGGCCGCCGACACCACGCTGTACTGGGCGAAGGCGGACGGGAAAGCCCGCTGGACACTCTTCGACCCCGAGCGCAACGCTCACCGGATGACGCGGCAGGCGCTCTCGTCCACGCTGCGGCCTGCGGTCGAGCGCGGCGAGTTCACCATCGAGTACCAGCCGCTGGTCGGGATGGCCGACGGAGTCGTACGCGGGGTGGAGGCCCTGGTCCGCTGGAACCACCCGCAGTTCGGCATGCTCTCGCCGAATCGGTTCGTCGCGATCGCCGAGGAGGACGGTTCGATCGTCCAGCTCGGCCGGTGGGTGCTGCAGTCGGCGTGCCGCCAGGCCCGGCGGTGGCAGCTGGACCATCCGACCGAGCCGCCGCTGTTCATCAGCGTCAATGTCGCCGTACGGCAGGTCTGGGACTCGGACCTGGTGACCGATGTCGCGGAGATCCTCGCCGAGACCGGCCTGGCACCCGGACTGCTCCAGCTCGAACTGACCGAGTCCGCGGTGATGGGCTCGGCGGGCCGCCCCCTGGAGGCGCTCCAGGCGCTCAGCGACATGGGCGTCCGGATCGCCATCGACGACTTCGGGACCGGCTACTCGAACCTCGCCTATCTGAGCCGGCTGCCGGTGTCGGTACTGAAGCTGGACGGCTCGTTCGTACGTGGCTTCCGTTACGACGACGGCGCGCACCCCAGCCCCGCCGACGAGACGATCGTCGAGGCGATGGTGCAACTGGCGCACCGGCTGGGCCTGACGGTCACCGCGGAGTGCGTGGAGACCGCGGGCCAGGCGGAGCGACTGCGCCGGATCGGCTGCGACACGGGCCAGGGCTGGCTCTACTCACGAGCGGTGGCCCCGGAACGCATCGCGGAACTGATCGGCGCCAGATCCCTGCACCACTGA
- a CDS encoding M6 family metalloprotease domain-containing protein — protein MERPSPRGVLAGLIALLALAAISLVAGPAVAATGAAGPCALPRTEVHHSLGVGDWNDAYPRPDHALDAVMIFLSFTDARPITTPAELTADYFPATTQFFQRASYGKFTLRTHPQRHWIQMPRSSTAYGIKRDWDDGRRSEYLRDAIAAADDQVDFSKYDIVYLVADPDAPGVDSDATKVVNFDQPLHADGADIRRVVTVFEQHPPDRNVLAHETGHVFDLPDLYHRPTDGKGDWDTYVGDWDVMGSQFGLAPDLFGWQKWKVGWLDRGQVVCIQRTQDITLESMAAAPARGASLGTRLAVIRTGVGGVVAMEARSATGNDRSTCSEGVLIYRVRNGTSSGGGPIQVIDTHPHTDACWDLSVYPPLADAPLRVGETYTIPGEHTRVEVADRTPSGAWTVRITTGT, from the coding sequence GTGGAGAGGCCGAGTCCGCGTGGCGTGCTGGCAGGGCTGATCGCGCTTCTGGCGCTCGCCGCCATCTCTCTTGTCGCCGGTCCGGCCGTGGCCGCCACCGGAGCGGCCGGCCCGTGCGCCCTGCCCCGGACCGAGGTGCACCACTCGCTGGGAGTGGGTGACTGGAACGACGCCTACCCGCGCCCCGACCACGCGCTCGACGCGGTCATGATCTTCCTCTCCTTCACGGACGCCCGCCCCATCACCACCCCCGCCGAGCTGACCGCCGACTACTTCCCCGCCACCACCCAGTTCTTCCAGCGCGCCTCGTACGGGAAGTTCACTCTGCGCACGCACCCGCAGCGGCACTGGATCCAGATGCCCCGGAGCTCCACCGCGTACGGGATAAAGCGTGACTGGGACGACGGTCGGCGCAGCGAGTATCTGCGTGACGCGATTGCCGCAGCCGACGACCAGGTCGACTTCTCGAAGTACGACATCGTCTATCTGGTCGCCGACCCGGACGCTCCCGGCGTCGACTCCGATGCCACCAAGGTCGTCAACTTCGACCAGCCGCTGCACGCCGACGGCGCGGACATCAGACGTGTCGTCACCGTTTTCGAACAGCATCCGCCGGACCGGAACGTGCTGGCCCATGAGACCGGGCACGTCTTCGACCTGCCGGACCTCTACCACCGGCCGACGGACGGCAAGGGCGACTGGGACACGTACGTCGGCGACTGGGACGTGATGGGCAGCCAGTTCGGCCTCGCGCCGGATCTGTTCGGCTGGCAGAAGTGGAAGGTGGGCTGGCTGGACCGCGGGCAGGTGGTGTGCATCCAGCGCACGCAGGACATCACCCTGGAGTCGATGGCCGCCGCACCGGCGCGTGGCGCGTCCCTCGGGACGCGGCTCGCGGTGATCAGGACCGGGGTGGGCGGCGTGGTGGCGATGGAGGCCCGCAGCGCCACCGGCAACGACCGGTCGACCTGCAGCGAAGGGGTGCTGATCTACCGGGTCCGCAACGGGACGTCGTCCGGTGGCGGGCCCATCCAGGTCATCGACACCCACCCCCACACCGACGCCTGCTGGGACCTGTCGGTCTACCCGCCGCTCGCGGACGCCCCGCTGCGGGTCGGGGAGACGTACACCATTCCCGGTGAGCACACCAGGGTCGAGGTCGCGGACCGGACGCCGTCGGGTGCGTGGACGGTCAGGATCACCACCGGCACGTGA
- a CDS encoding AAA domain-containing protein, whose product MTAVFDPGAAAGRATTAILDDTLHGTARGIVVDSPPGAGKSTLVVRAALELAAAGRPLMVVAQTNAQVDDLVVRLAEKDPGLPVGRLHSNDSDPYDKVLDGLANVRKSAKAADLAGLDVVISTAAKWAHVKNVEPWGHAIVDEAYQMRSDALLAVAGLFERALFVGDPGQLDPFSIVGADQWAGLSYDPSASAVSTLLAHNPELPQHRLPVSWRLPASAAPLVSDAFYPYTPFRSGTDHGDRRLSFGVASDGSAPDRVLDEAAESGWGLLELPARHTPRTDPEAVRAVALVVRRLLDRGGAATSERSPEPAAVTADRVAVGTAHRDQAAAVRAALAELGVTGVAVDTANRLQGREFDVTVVLHPLSGRPDATAFHLETGRLCVLASRHRHACVVVCREGVSDLLDEHPSTEPVQLGVTVKFPDGWEANHAVLAHLAEHRVRWAP is encoded by the coding sequence GTGACAGCCGTATTCGACCCGGGCGCGGCGGCGGGACGGGCAACCACCGCGATCCTGGACGACACGCTGCACGGCACGGCACGCGGCATCGTGGTGGACTCCCCGCCGGGCGCGGGCAAGTCGACGCTCGTGGTGCGCGCCGCACTCGAACTGGCGGCCGCCGGGCGCCCGTTGATGGTGGTCGCGCAGACCAACGCCCAGGTCGACGACCTGGTGGTGCGACTGGCCGAGAAGGACCCGGGGCTGCCGGTCGGGCGGCTGCACAGCAATGACTCGGACCCGTACGACAAGGTGCTGGACGGCCTGGCCAACGTACGGAAATCGGCAAAGGCGGCGGACCTCGCCGGACTTGACGTCGTCATCTCGACGGCCGCCAAGTGGGCGCATGTGAAGAACGTCGAGCCGTGGGGGCACGCGATCGTCGACGAGGCGTACCAGATGCGCTCGGACGCGCTGCTGGCCGTCGCCGGGCTCTTCGAACGGGCGCTGTTCGTCGGCGATCCCGGCCAGCTGGACCCGTTCTCGATCGTCGGCGCGGACCAGTGGGCGGGGTTGTCGTACGACCCGTCGGCGAGCGCGGTCTCCACCCTGCTGGCGCACAACCCGGAGTTGCCGCAGCACCGGCTGCCGGTGTCGTGGCGGCTGCCCGCGTCGGCGGCTCCGCTGGTCTCGGACGCGTTCTACCCGTACACCCCGTTCCGCAGCGGCACGGACCACGGCGACCGGCGGCTGTCGTTCGGTGTCGCGTCGGACGGCTCCGCCCCGGACCGGGTGCTGGACGAGGCCGCGGAGTCCGGCTGGGGCCTGCTCGAACTTCCGGCCCGGCACACCCCGCGTACGGATCCGGAGGCGGTGCGGGCGGTGGCTCTGGTGGTGCGCCGTCTGCTGGACCGGGGCGGCGCGGCGACGAGCGAGCGCTCCCCCGAGCCCGCTGCGGTGACGGCGGACCGGGTCGCGGTCGGCACCGCCCATCGGGACCAGGCCGCGGCGGTACGGGCCGCGCTCGCGGAGCTCGGTGTGACGGGTGTGGCGGTGGACACGGCGAACCGGCTCCAGGGCCGCGAATTCGATGTGACGGTGGTCCTGCACCCGCTGTCCGGCCGCCCGGACGCCACGGCGTTCCACCTGGAGACGGGCCGACTGTGCGTCCTGGCCTCGCGGCACCGCCATGCCTGCGTCGTGGTCTGCCGCGAGGGCGTCTCCGACCTGCTGGACGAACATCCGTCGACGGAACCGGTCCAGCTGGGTGTCACGGTGAAGTTCCCCGACGGCTGGGAGGCGAACCACGCGGTCCTGGCGCATCTCGCGGAACACCGGGTGCGGTGGGCGCCGTGA
- a CDS encoding phosphatase PAP2 family protein yields the protein MPLATAPAPSHRPRWWAELPLIAVVYAVYSVGRLLVRSDVSTAVDHGLRILHLEKTLFLNAEHPLNRLMTAHPSIGIPADFAYASLHYLVTPAVLIWIYRRRAAVYRTARTWLMTSTLLGLVGFALLPTCPPRLLQATHGFVDTMAQYSSYGWWGTEASAPRGLGWMTNQYAAMPSLHVGWALWCGVLLWRHARHPLVRAAGVMYPLVTTIVVMGTANHYFLDAVAGAAVMSLGALLTGSVIRLADRVKAAVRARFAPVDPATRSPIVSAGCKTSAGERIPGQRTSSADSTDDAASGDAADDGAPAAAR from the coding sequence ATGCCGCTTGCCACCGCGCCCGCGCCGAGCCACCGGCCTCGCTGGTGGGCCGAGCTGCCGCTGATCGCGGTCGTGTACGCGGTCTACTCGGTGGGCCGGCTGCTGGTCCGCAGCGACGTGTCGACCGCTGTGGACCACGGGCTGCGGATACTGCATCTGGAGAAGACCCTCTTCCTCAACGCCGAGCACCCGCTCAACCGGCTGATGACCGCCCACCCGTCCATCGGCATACCCGCCGACTTCGCGTACGCCTCACTGCACTACCTGGTCACCCCGGCGGTCCTGATCTGGATCTACCGGCGCCGCGCCGCCGTGTACCGCACCGCCCGCACCTGGTTGATGACCTCCACACTGCTCGGCCTGGTCGGCTTCGCGCTGCTGCCGACCTGCCCACCGCGGCTGCTGCAGGCCACTCACGGCTTCGTCGACACGATGGCCCAGTACAGCTCGTACGGCTGGTGGGGAACCGAGGCGAGCGCGCCGCGCGGGCTGGGCTGGATGACCAACCAGTACGCCGCGATGCCGAGCCTGCACGTCGGCTGGGCGCTGTGGTGCGGCGTCCTGCTCTGGCGTCACGCGCGGCACCCGCTGGTACGCGCCGCGGGCGTCATGTACCCGCTGGTCACCACGATCGTCGTGATGGGCACGGCCAACCACTACTTCCTCGACGCGGTCGCGGGCGCTGCCGTGATGAGCCTCGGAGCGCTGCTGACCGGATCGGTCATACGGCTCGCCGACCGGGTGAAGGCCGCGGTACGGGCCCGGTTCGCACCGGTCGATCCGGCCACGAGGTCCCCGATTGTCAGTGCCGGATGCAAGACTTCCGCGGGTGAGCGAATCCCCGGCCAGCGGACCTCCTCCGCAGACTCCACCGATGACGCAGCATCGGGCGACGCCGCAGACGACGGCGCTCCGGCAGCGGCTCGCTGA